The following coding sequences are from one Treponema bryantii window:
- a CDS encoding iron-containing alcohol dehydrogenase, translated as MFDFKYYTPTKVMFGKNAEDKVAQLIQEFGGKKVMIHYGGGSVIRSGLMQKVTDQLDKAGIPYVKLGGAVPNPRLSLVYEGIELCKKEGIDFLLAVGGGSAIDSAKAIGYGVMNDGDVWDLYDYKKQAKASMPLGVILTLAATGSEMSDSSVITKEEGLVKRGYSSDYGRPKFAILNPELTMTLPDYQTACGCTDIMMHTMERYFTNGGNMELTDSMAEALLRTVKEQAKILVKDPNNYEARAEVMWAGSLSHNGLTGCGNDGGDWMTHKLEHELGGLYDVAHGAGLAAIWGSWARYVYKDCLPRFKRYAINVMGIPATGTDEEIALKGIEAMEDFYREINMPTNLKELGVNATDEDLALMAHKCAVGVNGAKGSAKLLHEEDMLAIYKMSRKD; from the coding sequence ATGTTCGATTTCAAATATTATACACCAACAAAGGTGATGTTCGGTAAGAACGCAGAAGACAAGGTTGCCCAGCTCATTCAGGAGTTCGGCGGTAAAAAGGTTATGATTCATTATGGCGGAGGAAGCGTTATCCGTTCAGGCCTTATGCAGAAGGTTACTGACCAGCTCGACAAGGCCGGCATTCCTTATGTAAAACTAGGAGGTGCTGTTCCAAATCCGCGTTTGAGCCTTGTTTATGAAGGAATCGAACTTTGTAAAAAAGAGGGAATTGATTTTCTTCTTGCTGTAGGCGGGGGTAGTGCAATTGACTCTGCAAAAGCTATCGGCTACGGCGTTATGAACGATGGAGATGTCTGGGATTTATATGATTATAAAAAGCAGGCTAAGGCAAGCATGCCACTTGGTGTAATTCTGACACTTGCGGCTACTGGTAGTGAGATGAGTGATTCATCAGTAATCACAAAGGAAGAGGGACTTGTAAAGCGCGGTTATTCAAGTGACTATGGACGTCCAAAGTTTGCCATTCTTAATCCTGAACTTACTATGACACTTCCAGATTATCAGACAGCCTGTGGTTGTACAGATATCATGATGCATACAATGGAACGCTATTTTACAAACGGCGGAAATATGGAGCTTACAGATTCTATGGCAGAAGCTCTTTTGCGTACAGTAAAAGAGCAGGCAAAGATTCTTGTAAAAGACCCGAATAATTATGAAGCACGTGCTGAAGTAATGTGGGCCGGAAGCCTTTCTCACAATGGTCTTACAGGCTGTGGAAACGACGGTGGCGACTGGATGACTCACAAGCTTGAGCACGAGCTTGGCGGACTTTATGATGTTGCGCACGGAGCAGGTCTTGCAGCAATCTGGGGAAGCTGGGCACGCTATGTTTATAAGGACTGTCTTCCACGTTTTAAGCGCTATGCAATCAATGTTATGGGTATTCCTGCAACAGGTACAGATGAAGAAATCGCTCTTAAGGGAATTGAAGCAATGGAAGATTTCTATCGCGAAATCAACATGCCGACAAACCTTAAGGAACTTGGTGTAAATGCAACTGATGAAGACCTTGCTCTTATGGCTCATAAATGTGCTGTCGGTGTAAACGGAGCAAAAGGTTCAGCAAAACTTTTACACGAAGAAGATATGCTGGCAATTTACAAAATGAGCAGAAAAGATTAA
- a CDS encoding DMT family transporter: MNKNSQKAWGIILAAVSIFFWGITFVCTKYLLRDFSSLEILFYRFIFAYLGLWVIHPKFEKIEMRDNILFALAALTGVVLYQLTENIAINYTNASNVSVIVSICPLFTAIISQIFLKEKHLSFWFIIGFVISISGVALVCFNGNTALEFNPKGDVLALMSGICWGFYSMIVSILNRRNYSAVGVTRRIFFFSVLIMIPLSLGSWGYTNSHPETTSFFFSFDKALNAARFSNPMNWVNLLFLGVVASGICFTIWNKACQILGTVKVNCAIYLIPVVTIIFAFFVLGEKITLLGGIGALVTITGLFISEKK, translated from the coding sequence ATGAATAAAAACAGTCAGAAGGCGTGGGGAATTATCCTCGCCGCCGTATCTATCTTTTTCTGGGGAATTACTTTTGTCTGTACAAAGTATCTCCTCAGAGATTTTTCTTCACTTGAAATTCTTTTTTACAGATTTATTTTTGCTTATCTCGGACTCTGGGTGATTCATCCAAAGTTCGAGAAAATTGAAATGCGCGATAATATTCTGTTTGCGCTTGCGGCTCTGACCGGAGTTGTGCTTTATCAGCTTACAGAAAATATCGCAATCAATTATACAAACGCATCTAACGTAAGCGTCATCGTAAGCATCTGTCCGCTTTTTACCGCAATCATCAGTCAGATTTTTCTGAAGGAAAAACATCTTTCATTCTGGTTCATTATTGGTTTTGTGATTTCCATTAGCGGAGTTGCTCTTGTCTGCTTTAATGGAAATACAGCACTTGAGTTTAATCCTAAGGGAGATGTGCTTGCCCTGATGTCTGGAATCTGCTGGGGCTTTTATTCAATGATAGTTTCAATTTTGAATAGAAGAAATTATTCAGCAGTTGGCGTTACTCGCCGCATTTTCTTTTTCTCTGTTTTGATTATGATTCCGCTTTCGCTTGGAAGCTGGGGGTATACCAATTCTCATCCGGAAACAACTTCATTCTTTTTCTCTTTTGATAAAGCTTTGAACGCTGCTCGTTTTTCAAATCCTATGAACTGGGTAAACCTTTTGTTTCTTGGTGTAGTTGCAAGTGGTATCTGTTTTACAATCTGGAATAAAGCCTGTCAGATTCTTGGCACTGTTAAAGTAAACTGTGCGATTTATCTTATTCCTGTAGTAACAATTATTTTTGCCTTCTTTGTGCTGGGTGAAAAAATCACATTGCTTGGTGGAATAGGAGCACTGGTTACAATTACCGGACTTTTCATCAGCGAGAAAAAATAG
- a CDS encoding ABC transporter ATP-binding protein translates to MNLIEINGLCKNFESFQLKNVSFSLEEGYIMGFIGRNGAGKSTTLKTMLNLMKNDGGEVKLCGLSIPKDELEIKNQVGYVFGGVDFYPEAKISRITNVTKSFYHEWDDARYKELCERFEIDQNKKFKQLSAGMKVKYSVAVAMSHNPKLLILDEPTSGLDPAARDDLVLLFQEFVEDGAHSILFSTHITSDLEKCADYITYIKQGQILASTDRDSFRESYISVAGKKDQLTPDVEPKIIGLHTHQLGFEGLMKTEDKALAEKGGFEMASPTLEDIMIHIERR, encoded by the coding sequence ATGAATCTTATTGAAATCAATGGACTGTGTAAGAACTTTGAATCCTTCCAGCTTAAGAATGTAAGCTTTTCTCTGGAAGAAGGTTATATCATGGGCTTTATTGGCCGTAACGGCGCTGGTAAATCTACCACACTCAAGACCATGCTCAATTTGATGAAAAATGACGGTGGTGAAGTAAAACTCTGCGGCCTTTCAATTCCAAAGGATGAACTGGAAATTAAAAATCAGGTAGGCTATGTTTTTGGCGGAGTTGATTTTTATCCTGAAGCAAAAATCTCACGAATCACAAATGTAACAAAATCTTTTTATCATGAATGGGATGATGCCCGCTACAAGGAGCTATGCGAACGTTTTGAAATTGATCAGAATAAAAAGTTCAAACAGCTTTCAGCAGGAATGAAGGTAAAGTATTCTGTTGCAGTTGCAATGAGTCATAACCCAAAACTTTTAATTCTTGATGAGCCAACCAGCGGTCTTGATCCTGCAGCCCGTGATGACCTTGTACTTCTTTTCCAGGAATTTGTTGAAGACGGTGCACACTCAATTCTTTTCTCAACTCATATCACAAGCGACCTTGAAAAATGTGCCGACTATATCACTTATATCAAGCAAGGCCAGATTCTTGCAAGTACAGACCGCGACTCGTTCCGCGAAAGTTATATCAGTGTAGCAGGAAAGAAAGACCAGCTGACACCGGATGTTGAGCCTAAGATTATCGGACTTCATACACATCAGCTTGGTTTTGAAGGCCTTATGAAAACTGAAGATAAGGCGCTGGCAGAGAAGGGCGGTTTTGAAATGGCATCGCCAACTCTGGAAGACATTATGATTCACATTGAGCGCAGATAG
- a CDS encoding ABC-2 transporter permease produces the protein MKSNTLKLLKKELCLGNASQTVIWTICCFGMYFIPSYPMYVGPFYMTLCIMMTFALNQSSHDILYTALLPVKKIDVVKARFMYCGMMEVFAFICALLGWCIRTAAGFPANTAGIELTLAYFGFQMIIFAIFNLIFLGNVYKDPLKPGLRYIAAAVAYFICYAACELPVWAYYAKAENSLAKLGQLYTSRDTQFIIPQLIILAAGIVIYAVSWCLTFRRAARQFEKYDL, from the coding sequence ATGAAATCAAATACATTAAAACTTTTGAAGAAAGAGCTTTGCCTTGGTAACGCATCGCAGACTGTAATCTGGACAATCTGTTGTTTTGGAATGTATTTTATTCCAAGCTACCCGATGTACGTTGGACCTTTTTATATGACACTGTGCATTATGATGACCTTTGCCTTAAATCAGTCATCACATGATATTCTGTATACAGCGCTGCTTCCGGTAAAGAAAATTGATGTGGTAAAGGCACGCTTTATGTACTGCGGAATGATGGAAGTATTTGCTTTTATCTGTGCATTGCTTGGATGGTGTATCCGTACTGCAGCAGGCTTTCCTGCAAACACTGCCGGCATTGAATTGACCCTTGCTTATTTTGGATTTCAGATGATTATATTTGCAATCTTCAATCTGATTTTTCTGGGCAATGTTTATAAGGATCCGCTTAAGCCAGGACTTCGCTATATTGCAGCAGCTGTTGCATATTTTATCTGTTACGCAGCCTGCGAGCTTCCGGTATGGGCATATTATGCAAAAGCAGAAAATTCTCTTGCAAAACTTGGACAGCTCTATACAAGCCGCGATACACAGTTTATTATTCCACAACTGATTATTCTGGCAGCTGGCATTGTGATTTATGCGGTAAGCTGGTGTCTTACTTTCCGCCGTGCAGCCCGCCAGTTTGAAAAGTACGATTTGTAA
- a CDS encoding GntR family transcriptional regulator, whose amino-acid sequence MDIVLSQKSDKPIYTQIYEQIANQIMNGEVAAGEKLPPIRTVAVNLRVSVIPVKQAWEQLEREGFISTAVGRGTFVCELEHHEISDKRNSAAEELLSRDVKACREMGLDLDEIIEIVRKNY is encoded by the coding sequence ATGGATATAGTGTTATCTCAGAAAAGTGACAAACCAATTTATACTCAGATTTATGAGCAGATAGCAAATCAGATAATGAACGGCGAAGTTGCTGCCGGTGAAAAGCTTCCGCCAATCCGCACCGTTGCCGTAAATCTGCGTGTAAGTGTAATTCCCGTAAAACAGGCCTGGGAGCAGCTCGAAAGAGAAGGTTTTATTTCCACAGCTGTAGGCCGCGGTACTTTTGTATGCGAACTTGAACATCATGAAATATCAGATAAACGAAACTCTGCCGCCGAAGAATTACTCAGCCGCGACGTAAAAGCCTGCCGCGAAATGGGCCTCGACCTGGATGAGATTATTGAAATAGTCCGTAAAAACTATTGA
- a CDS encoding alpha/beta hydrolase: MTTLKQFIASRQIRHLFGSSDRKRDKGQTTPADIIRYDDILYGDDVKLKKWQYLDVYRPKAAVEADGSLKTLPVIISVHGGGWVYGDKEAYQWYCMRLSQRGFAVVNFSYRLAPEAKFPASMHDTEKVFQFVADNAAQYGFDTNNVFAVGDSAGGHLLSLYAAALTNADLRKNFEFIKDKKLTLRGLGLNCGKYTLDDTDSKFRLLRSGFLPKGGTPDEVELVNSANHVTKDFPPSFVMTCEGDFLKAQAPLMKAKLDAVGVRNELHCYGTPEQPLWHVFHCDPKLPIAVQCNDDECNFFRSLMNQ, translated from the coding sequence ATGACTACGCTGAAACAGTTTATTGCATCTCGACAAATAAGGCATCTTTTTGGTAGTTCTGATCGTAAACGTGATAAGGGGCAGACAACTCCTGCTGATATTATCCGTTATGATGATATTCTTTACGGCGATGACGTAAAGCTCAAAAAATGGCAGTATCTGGACGTTTACAGACCGAAGGCTGCTGTTGAAGCTGACGGCTCTTTAAAGACTCTTCCTGTTATTATTAGTGTTCACGGTGGCGGCTGGGTTTATGGCGATAAGGAAGCTTACCAGTGGTACTGTATGCGGCTTTCTCAGCGTGGTTTTGCTGTTGTAAATTTCTCTTATCGACTGGCTCCTGAAGCAAAATTTCCGGCTTCAATGCATGATACTGAAAAGGTTTTCCAGTTTGTAGCTGATAATGCCGCTCAATATGGTTTTGACACAAATAATGTTTTTGCAGTTGGCGATTCTGCAGGCGGTCACCTTCTTTCCCTTTATGCTGCAGCCCTTACAAATGCTGACTTAAGAAAGAATTTTGAATTTATAAAGGATAAAAAACTGACTCTCCGCGGATTGGGATTGAACTGTGGAAAATATACTCTTGATGATACTGATTCAAAGTTCCGGCTTTTAAGAAGCGGTTTTTTGCCTAAGGGCGGAACCCCGGACGAAGTAGAACTTGTAAATTCTGCTAATCATGTTACAAAGGATTTCCCACCATCTTTTGTAATGACCTGTGAAGGTGATTTCTTAAAAGCACAGGCACCTTTGATGAAAGCGAAACTGGATGCAGTCGGAGTTCGAAATGAACTGCACTGTTATGGCACTCCAGAACAGCCGCTCTGGCATGTTTTCCATTGTGATCCGAAACTGCCGATTGCCGTTCAATGTAACGACGACGAATGCAACTTTTTCCGTTCGCTAATGAATCAATAG
- a CDS encoding 8-oxo-dGTP diphosphatase, which produces MKTLVNTTLCYIEKDGCYLMLHRTKKQNDYNHDKWIGIGGKFENGESPEDCVRREIHEETGLIVNPEDLEYCGIVTFVDKSEEDKVGEATPSLQPAPQSSTTPPAGDTPASPPYYTEFMHVFRVRKFSGTLLTDCNEGELEWVPIEKINDLPHWQADEIYLDFIAQNRPFFSLKAVYKNSRLIETYLGGKPYNHWAKD; this is translated from the coding sequence ATGAAAACACTTGTAAACACAACACTTTGCTATATAGAAAAAGACGGCTGCTATTTAATGCTTCACCGCACAAAAAAGCAGAACGACTATAATCACGATAAATGGATAGGAATCGGCGGTAAGTTCGAAAACGGCGAAAGCCCCGAAGACTGCGTCCGCCGCGAAATCCACGAAGAAACCGGTCTTATTGTAAATCCCGAAGACCTCGAATACTGTGGAATTGTTACGTTTGTCGATAAGAGTGAAGAGGATAAAGTGGGGGAAGCCACCCCCTCGCTCCAGCCTGCTCCGCAGTCTTCCACTACCCCCCCTGCAGGGGACACCCCCGCATCGCCCCCGTACTACACCGAGTTCATGCACGTTTTTCGTGTCCGAAAGTTTTCCGGCACTCTTTTAACCGACTGTAATGAAGGCGAACTTGAATGGGTCCCGATAGAAAAAATAAACGACCTGCCGCACTGGCAGGCCGATGAAATCTACCTTGATTTTATTGCTCAGAACCGACCGTTCTTCTCTTTGAAAGCGGTATATAAAAACAGCCGTCTCATAGAAACATACCTCGGCGGCAAGCCTTACAACCACTGGGCTAAAGACTAA
- the cdd gene encoding cytidine deaminase: MNYDELVKTAIEMTNMSYAPYSHFHVGAALLDKNGKVWTGCNIENAAYGPSNCAERTAVFKAVSEGAREFEAIAIVGGPENADGKAVIEDFCPPCGVCRQVLSEFCKRDFKIILANGKGEQKVFTLAELLPESFSL, from the coding sequence ATGAATTATGATGAACTTGTAAAAACTGCAATAGAAATGACAAATATGTCTTATGCCCCCTACTCTCATTTTCACGTAGGTGCAGCTCTGCTTGATAAAAACGGAAAAGTATGGACCGGCTGTAATATTGAAAATGCAGCTTATGGACCTAGCAACTGTGCTGAACGCACTGCTGTTTTTAAGGCTGTAAGTGAAGGCGCACGCGAGTTTGAAGCGATTGCTATTGTGGGCGGCCCTGAAAATGCTGACGGAAAAGCTGTGATTGAAGATTTCTGTCCACCTTGTGGAGTTTGCCGTCAGGTACTCAGTGAGTTCTGCAAACGAGATTTCAAAATCATTCTTGCAAACGGCAAAGGTGAACAGAAAGTGTTTACTCTTGCAGAGTTACTGCCGGAGAGTTTTAGTCTTTAG
- a CDS encoding ABC transporter ATP-binding protein, producing the protein MNKLNLFHYFKRYSFLYLIALIAMCASTLLDQAAPLIVQHIVDDVLIAKKMEVLNFLLLGILGIGVGRCIFQYTKEFLCDYAGSKIACEVRINLFRKIQSLSANFFDGINSGELMSRVKDDVDRIWDIAAFMGILMAEVFIRTVLTLFFMIRINWQLALIPIIGMIGSAVIAILMEKQLDELYGAVMQEGSEMNNTAAENLAGVRTVKAFAREGFEIAKFHKHNQKFYELNIDLSRVFVKYNPMIQTITRVLTVVSLFLGGLIVMKGNPLQGGQKMSVGELMAFLQYVGGMIWPMEMLGWLTNGFSSAKASVKRLNKIYAEMPDITENSELAKNTEGADADLANAMFSQFDISGDISFDHVTYASGEKKILDDVSFSIKAGQTLGIMGATGSGKTTLINLLKRMYDVTDGNIKLDGIDIRELPLPTLRRAISCVMQDIFLFSDTIDGNIRLGARETITVPEVRSALEKSHSAEFVDRMEEKENTVIGERGVGLSGGQKQRITIARALARKTPVLVLDDSTSALDTETEQEIQQVLAELSGMTKIIIAHRISAVRKADKIIVLDKGKVVESGTHEELLKLGGLYKETYDSQY; encoded by the coding sequence ATGAACAAGTTGAATTTATTTCACTATTTTAAACGTTATAGTTTTTTATATCTGATTGCGCTCATTGCTATGTGTGCAAGTACGCTGCTGGATCAGGCTGCCCCTCTTATTGTCCAGCATATTGTTGATGATGTTCTGATTGCAAAGAAGATGGAAGTATTGAACTTCCTTCTTTTAGGGATTCTTGGAATTGGTGTAGGGCGCTGTATTTTTCAGTACACCAAGGAATTTTTGTGTGACTATGCCGGTAGTAAGATTGCCTGTGAAGTTCGTATAAATCTGTTTCGCAAAATCCAGAGCCTGTCGGCAAACTTTTTCGATGGCATAAACAGTGGTGAACTGATGAGCCGCGTAAAGGACGACGTTGACCGCATCTGGGATATTGCAGCCTTTATGGGAATTCTGATGGCAGAGGTTTTTATCCGCACGGTATTAACTCTGTTCTTTATGATTCGCATTAACTGGCAGCTCGCTTTGATTCCGATTATCGGAATGATTGGTTCTGCTGTGATTGCAATTCTGATGGAGAAGCAGCTGGATGAACTTTACGGCGCGGTTATGCAGGAAGGTTCAGAGATGAACAATACTGCGGCAGAAAATCTTGCCGGTGTGCGAACTGTAAAAGCTTTTGCGCGTGAGGGCTTTGAGATTGCAAAGTTCCACAAGCACAATCAGAAGTTTTATGAATTGAATATTGATTTGAGTCGGGTTTTCGTAAAGTACAATCCGATGATTCAGACTATTACCAGAGTGCTAACTGTTGTGTCACTCTTCCTTGGCGGACTTATCGTTATGAAGGGTAACCCGCTGCAGGGCGGCCAGAAGATGTCTGTTGGTGAGCTGATGGCATTCCTTCAGTATGTAGGCGGAATGATCTGGCCAATGGAAATGCTCGGCTGGCTCACAAACGGTTTTTCAAGTGCAAAGGCAAGTGTTAAGCGTCTGAACAAGATTTATGCAGAAATGCCGGACATTACGGAAAACAGCGAACTTGCAAAGAATACAGAAGGTGCCGATGCCGACCTTGCGAATGCAATGTTCTCGCAGTTTGATATCAGCGGTGATATCAGTTTTGATCATGTAACCTATGCGAGTGGGGAAAAGAAGATTCTCGACGACGTTTCATTCAGCATCAAAGCGGGTCAGACTCTCGGTATCATGGGTGCAACAGGTTCGGGTAAAACAACGCTCATCAACCTTTTGAAGCGTATGTATGACGTAACAGACGGAAACATTAAGCTTGATGGAATTGATATCCGGGAATTGCCGCTGCCAACTTTGCGCCGTGCAATCTCTTGTGTAATGCAGGACATCTTCCTGTTCTCTGACACAATTGATGGAAACATCCGCCTTGGTGCGCGCGAGACAATAACTGTGCCGGAAGTTCGTTCTGCTTTGGAGAAGTCGCATTCTGCAGAGTTTGTAGACCGCATGGAAGAAAAAGAAAACACAGTAATTGGTGAACGTGGTGTCGGCCTTAGTGGTGGACAGAAGCAGCGAATTACAATTGCTCGTGCCCTTGCCCGTAAGACACCGGTACTCGTACTGGACGATTCAACTTCGGCACTCGATACAGAAACCGAGCAGGAGATTCAGCAGGTTCTTGCCGAACTTTCCGGTATGACAAAAATCATTATCGCGCACAGAATCAGTGCGGTTCGTAAGGCTGATAAGATTATTGTGCTTGATAAGGGTAAGGTTGTGGAGTCTGGTACTCACGAAGAACTTTTAAAACTTGGTGGGTTATATAAGGAAACATATGACTCTCAATATTAG
- a CDS encoding ABC transporter ATP-binding protein, translated as MNSYKIDEQQVQKSNFETMPRLFRYLLKYKKRIAGVFALMAFGTAVDLVNPLLNERAIDRYILPGDVPGLVRIVLLGAAINILAVLAIKLRMLLMAKTSNKVIQELRQELYDHIQGLDLAFFDSRPSGKILARIIGDSNSLKDIIENAVTTLIPNLVTVIAVMVIMFVKNWKLALAALCSLPFLIGGVFLISIMAEKHWKAKRQKSSNMNAFINEDLSGIKIIQSFRAEQETDKTFQSLVWDDRKEFLRAVRWCDGFGSWIDLCWSVGTMALYMVGIKLLGIEGVSIGTYIAFGSYVGMFWQPILNLSNFYNQFVNAASGAERIFEIIDKQPVVTSKAGAGAMPAIKGSVEFKNVTFGYTDDVDVLKNVDFSVTQGETIALVGPTGAGKSTVVNLVSRFYDIKDGEILIDGNDIRDVELSSLRTQMGIMTQDNYIFSGTIRENIMYGKLDATEEEMLEASRAVHADDFIKNLPDGYDTKLTARGGELSNGQRQLVAFARTMLSNPRILILDEATSSIDTKTELLVQKGIASMLKGRTSFVIAHRLSTIQNADRIFVIDKGGIVESGSPAELMEKRGAYYALRQAQFA; from the coding sequence ATGAACAGTTATAAAATAGATGAACAGCAGGTGCAGAAATCGAACTTCGAAACGATGCCACGACTTTTCCGTTACCTGCTTAAATATAAGAAACGAATTGCGGGCGTATTTGCGCTGATGGCGTTCGGTACTGCGGTAGACCTCGTGAATCCGCTTTTGAATGAACGTGCCATTGACCGCTATATTCTTCCGGGCGATGTTCCGGGACTTGTGCGCATCGTACTGTTGGGTGCTGCAATCAATATCCTTGCGGTTCTTGCAATCAAGCTTCGTATGCTTTTGATGGCAAAGACCAGTAACAAGGTTATTCAGGAATTGCGTCAGGAATTGTACGACCACATTCAGGGACTGGACCTTGCGTTTTTCGATTCGCGTCCGTCCGGAAAAATTCTTGCGAGAATTATCGGTGACTCGAACTCGCTCAAGGACATTATTGAAAATGCCGTTACCACTTTGATTCCGAACCTTGTTACGGTCATTGCGGTTATGGTGATTATGTTTGTGAAAAACTGGAAGCTTGCGCTTGCAGCCCTTTGCAGTCTGCCGTTCCTTATCGGTGGAGTTTTCCTGATTTCGATAATGGCAGAAAAGCACTGGAAGGCTAAGCGTCAGAAGTCTTCGAATATGAATGCGTTTATCAACGAAGACCTTTCTGGAATCAAAATTATTCAGAGCTTCCGTGCAGAGCAGGAGACCGATAAAACCTTCCAGTCGTTAGTTTGGGATGACCGCAAGGAGTTTTTACGAGCCGTTCGCTGGTGTGACGGTTTTGGTTCATGGATTGATTTGTGCTGGAGTGTCGGAACCATGGCACTTTATATGGTTGGTATTAAACTGCTCGGAATCGAAGGTGTTTCCATCGGAACTTACATTGCCTTTGGAAGTTATGTCGGAATGTTCTGGCAGCCGATTCTGAACCTCAGTAATTTTTACAACCAGTTTGTAAATGCGGCCAGTGGTGCCGAGCGTATCTTTGAAATTATTGACAAACAGCCGGTAGTTACCAGCAAGGCTGGGGCCGGAGCAATGCCTGCAATCAAGGGGAGCGTTGAGTTTAAGAACGTTACCTTCGGTTATACTGATGATGTAGATGTCCTTAAGAACGTAGACTTCTCTGTGACTCAGGGCGAAACAATTGCTCTTGTAGGACCTACAGGTGCCGGTAAATCTACGGTTGTTAATCTGGTGAGTCGTTTTTATGATATTAAAGACGGCGAAATCCTGATAGATGGAAATGATATTCGTGATGTAGAGCTTTCGAGTCTGCGTACTCAGATGGGAATTATGACGCAGGACAATTATATTTTCAGCGGTACAATCCGTGAAAACATAATGTATGGAAAGCTGGATGCAACGGAAGAAGAAATGCTCGAAGCAAGCCGTGCCGTTCACGCAGATGATTTTATCAAAAATCTGCCGGACGGCTACGATACAAAACTGACAGCCCGCGGCGGTGAACTCTCAAACGGCCAGCGTCAGCTTGTTGCGTTTGCCCGCACAATGCTCAGCAACCCGAGAATCCTGATTCTGGATGAGGCAACCTCTAGTATTGATACTAAGACAGAGCTTCTTGTTCAGAAAGGAATTGCGAGCATGCTTAAGGGACGAACAAGCTTCGTAATCGCACACCGTCTTTCAACAATTCAGAATGCCGACCGCATTTTTGTAATTGATAAAGGCGGCATTGTCGAGAGCGGCAGCCCGGCCGAGCTTATGGAAAAGCGTGGTGCTTATTACGCCCTCCGTCAGGCACAGTTTGCGTAG
- a CDS encoding YARHG domain-containing protein has translation MKKVLLFTLLLSIISSLYSQNFEKNKYSTEIDCEYSFTYQQSERLKSAAEDIDLLRYKTIIRNGIIEEIEKLYLNDLQLGVLTKTELKLFRNMFYAKNGYIFADEDLTKYFNQFEWYKPKSKDITFTDLEKTAINKIRIFENEGNVKYNFEGADIVWEVWNGGADQRGPLFKLNKDRTFEYTPSQTINRLKKIQGKWSIENNRLILLAETEEVIFGGYDNYDNIVKGTPVCIQYKAPVKISLPLNESEADKKYNLTWSKNWIKIGSTDCYVSNKKEE, from the coding sequence TTGAAAAAAGTATTACTATTCACACTTTTACTAAGCATTATAAGTTCTCTTTATTCTCAAAACTTTGAAAAGAATAAATATTCCACAGAAATCGATTGTGAATACTCTTTTACGTATCAGCAGTCAGAACGATTAAAATCTGCAGCAGAAGACATTGACCTGCTCAGATATAAAACAATCATAAGAAACGGAATAATAGAAGAAATTGAAAAACTATATCTCAATGATTTACAGCTGGGTGTGCTTACAAAAACAGAATTAAAACTTTTTAGAAATATGTTTTACGCTAAGAATGGATATATTTTTGCAGACGAAGATTTAACAAAATATTTTAATCAGTTCGAATGGTATAAGCCAAAATCAAAAGATATTACATTTACAGATTTAGAGAAGACTGCGATTAACAAAATAAGAATATTCGAAAACGAGGGAAATGTTAAATATAATTTCGAAGGGGCAGATATCGTCTGGGAAGTCTGGAATGGTGGTGCAGATCAGCGCGGCCCTTTATTCAAATTAAATAAAGATCGTACATTTGAATATACACCGTCTCAGACAATTAACCGCCTTAAGAAAATCCAGGGAAAATGGTCCATAGAAAATAACAGACTTATTCTTCTTGCAGAAACTGAAGAAGTGATTTTTGGCGGCTATGATAATTATGATAATATTGTAAAAGGAACACCTGTATGCATTCAGTACAAGGCACCTGTAAAAATCTCACTTCCATTGAATGAAAGTGAAGCTGATAAAAAATATAATCTTACCTGGAGTAAAAATTGGATAAAGATCGGATCTACAGATTGTTATGTTTCAAATAAAAAAGAGGAATAA